Proteins from a single region of Ischnura elegans chromosome 2, ioIscEleg1.1, whole genome shotgun sequence:
- the LOC124153725 gene encoding uncharacterized protein LOC124153725, with product MPLTFINSQKGKKLLVLENYTYSLQEKIGEKVIWRCTRYRDIKCCVRVHTTSEDQDGNVLQISDKKHSHAAEASNITARQVKNSLKKQAVLCEDHPANIVDRVTTNVTEGCIVTLPKTKSLNRIVQRERNRHKIIPVNLNLVAELDIPDEYKKTIRDSRANRRVTLEQRELMLAFMMEHPQIAAGRVPGAEMKQELWEQLTRLLNGCRNGSTKSTDKWCKSWQDWKTDTKVKAIKVRRQNQSVGPGGMNINMTVLEDKLLRFIKTISSIGVNGVLEQLNTSNSQSCDPDITVKEEPLEDPPPMAPPSPFELSLENQSPSEPVDTIQESAIDDYEDHSDRLPTLRDPQTEALQNIAVSMDRMASAMESMASAIQNAVMLAGKFLDNKS from the exons ATGCCGCTAACGTTTATCAATAGTCAAAAGGGCAAAAAGTTACTCGTTTTAGAGAATTATACGTACAGTTTACaagaaaaaattggtgaaaaagtGATATGGAGGTGCACACGATACAGGGATATAAAATGCTGTGTCAGGGTTCACACAACATCTGAAGATCAAGACG GAAATGTACTCCAAATATCTGACAAGAAGCATAGTCACGCGGCGGAGGCATCCAATATTACTGCAAGACAGGTGAAAAATTCCTTGAAGAAGCAAGCAGTACTATGTGAGGATCATCCAGCTAACATCGTTGATCGAGTGACCACGAATGTAACAGAAGGATGTATCGTGACGTTACCAAAAACCAAATCTTTGAATAGAATTGTTCAACGAGAGCGCAACAGACACAAAATCATCCCCGTGAATCTGAATTTGGTTGCTGAATTGGATATACCAGATGAATACAAAAAAACCATTCGAG ATTCAAGAGCGAACAGGAGAGTGACCTTAGAACAAAGGGAATTGATGTTGGCTTTCATGATGGAGCACCCACAAATTGCTGCTGGGAGAGTTCCTGGTGCAGAAATGAAGCAAGAGCTATGGGAGCAATTGACAAGACTACTGAATGGATGCCGTAATGGATCTACTAAGAGCACAGACAAGTGGTGTAAG TCATGGCAGGATTGGAAAACAGACACCAAGGTAAAGGCAATCAAAGTGCGCCGCCAGAATCAGAGTGTTGGACCTGGAGGCATGAACATTAACATGACAGTCCTGGAGGACAAGCTGCTGCGGTTCATAAAGACGATTTCATCTATTGGTGTTAATGGTGTACTGGAACAGCTGAAT ACGAGCAATTCCCAAAGTTGTGATCCAGATATCACTGTCAAAGAGGAGCCACTAGAGGATCCACCACCTATGGCACCACCTTCTCCATTTGAACTGAGTCTTGAAAACCAGTCGCCAAGTGAGCCAGTAGATACAATACAGGAATCTGCTATTG ATGATTATGAAGATCACAGCGATCGGCTTCCCACATTGAGAGATCCACAGACTGAAGCTcttcaaaatattgctgtttcaATGGATAGAATGGCATCAGCAATGGAATCAATGGCTTCAGCTATACAAAACGCAGTAATGTT